A stretch of Mustela nigripes isolate SB6536 chromosome 6, MUSNIG.SB6536, whole genome shotgun sequence DNA encodes these proteins:
- the LOC132020770 gene encoding olfactory receptor 6C70-like has product MKNHTKQIEFILLGLTDNFLLQMVIFLFLFLNYMLGMMGNLTIIALTLLDSHLKTPMYFFLRNFSFLEISFTSVCIPRFLITIVTREKAISYNGCISQLFFYIFLGVTEFFLLAAMSYDRYVAICKPLHYTSIMSNRICHQIVLSSWATGFLVIFPPLIFALNLDFCASNIIDHFICDISPVLQLSCSDTHLLELIAFSLAVMIILFTLLLVILSYSYIIKTILKFPSVQQRKKAFSTCSSHMIVVSISYGSCIFMYIKPSANDRVASSKGVAVLNTSVAPMLNPFIYTLRNQQVKQAFRDVFSKIFSASDK; this is encoded by the coding sequence atgaagaaccaTACAAAACAGATAGAGTTTATCCTTCTGGGACTGACAGATAATTTTCTGTTACAGAtggtaattttcttatttctatttctaaattacATGCTGGGTATGATGGGAAACTTAACCATCATTGCCCTTACTCTACTGGATTCTCATCTCAAGACcccaatgtatttttttctccgtAATTTCTCTTTCCTGGAAATTTCCTTCACAAGTGTTTGCATCCCGAGGTTCCTAATCACCATTGTAACCAGAGAAAAGGCCATTTCCTATAATGGCTGTATATCTCAGTTGTTTTTTTACATATTCCTGGGGGTTACAGAATTTTTCCTTCTGGCAGCTATGTCCTATGACCGTTATGTTGCCATCTGCAAACCTTTGCATTATACATCCATCATGAGCAACAGAATTTGTCATCAGATTGTACTCAGTTCCTGGGCAACTGGATTTCTGGTCATTTTCCCTCCTCTGATTTTTGCTCTTAACCTGGATTTCTGTGCCTCAAATATCATTGATCATTTCATTTGTGACATTTCTCCTGTCCTGCAACTTTCTTGCTCAGACACACATTTACTAGAACTGATTGCTTTTTCCTTAGCTGTGATGATCATCTTATTCACGTTGTTATTAGTAATCCTTTCTTACTCTTACATCATCAAGACAATTCTAAAATTCCCTTCAgttcagcaaaggaaaaaagcctTTTCTACCTGCTCTTCTCACATGATTGTTGTATCCATCAGTTATGGTAGTTGCATATTCATGTACATAAAGCCATCTGCAAATGATAGAGTTGCTTCAAGCAAAGGAGTAGCGGTGCTCAATACTTCAGTTGCCCCTATGTTGAATCCATTCATTTATACTCTGAGAAACCAGCAAGTTAAACAAGCCTTCAGAGATGTGTTTAGTAAGATATTTTCTGCTTCAGATAAATAA